One genomic window of Thermodesulfobacteriota bacterium includes the following:
- a CDS encoding helix-turn-helix domain-containing protein: MSHALRHLTEAWQEVLQLAPVRAIRSESEYEEALSALDRLLVDVGADEAHPLYELVDVLGTLVHAYEEEHLPIPDTSGPEVLRYLMAEHGLTQSDLPEVGSQGVVSELLAGKRELNVRQLRVLAQRFGVSPSVFF; the protein is encoded by the coding sequence GTGAGTCACGCTCTGCGCCACTTGACCGAAGCCTGGCAGGAGGTACTGCAGCTGGCGCCCGTGCGCGCCATCCGCTCCGAGTCCGAATATGAGGAAGCGCTCTCGGCCCTGGACCGGCTCCTCGTCGACGTGGGCGCCGACGAGGCGCACCCCCTCTACGAGCTCGTGGACGTGCTGGGCACCCTGGTCCACGCCTACGAAGAGGAGCACCTGCCCATCCCCGACACTTCGGGCCCCGAAGTCCTGCGCTACCTCATGGCAGAGCACGGCCTCACCCAGTCCGACCTCCCCGAGGTGGGCAGCCAGGGCGTGGTCTCCGAGCTCCTGGCGGGCAAGCGCGAGCTGAATGTGCGGCAGCTCCGGGTCTTGGCCCAGCGCTTTGGCGTGTCGCCGTCCGTGTTCTTCTGA
- a CDS encoding type II toxin-antitoxin system HigB family toxin codes for MHVISRRALLEFARKHPDAAAPLRTWYRLMARTSFQTLDELRRTFPSADLVGGLVVFNVGGNKYRLILIASLHFNRQKVYIRHVLTHAEYDRGRWKP; via the coding sequence ATGCACGTCATCTCACGAAGGGCACTGCTGGAGTTTGCTCGGAAGCATCCGGATGCCGCCGCGCCCCTTCGGACCTGGTACCGGCTGATGGCCCGCACGTCGTTCCAGACTCTTGACGAGCTGCGCCGCACGTTTCCGAGTGCAGACCTGGTGGGAGGGCTCGTGGTATTCAACGTCGGAGGGAACAAGTACAGGCTGATACTGATTGCATCGCTGCACTTCAACCGGCAGAAGGTCTACATCCGGCACGTGCTTACCCACGCGGAGTACGACCGGGGGAGGTGGAAACCGTGA
- a CDS encoding AAA family ATPase, producing MADVLVCWIGNTDLKAAVGDPAAGLGPIGRAVAARPFDAVHLLSDYPDSRSAPYAVWLRTQTSAPVRVRAEPLSGPTRFGEIYEAAVRGVTEALEAAGPGARLAFHLSPGTPAMAAVWILLAKTRFPAELIESSPQEGVVTASVPFDLSADFLPDLLRRPDRELERLSQGLPPEAPEFADILHRSP from the coding sequence ATGGCCGACGTGCTGGTGTGCTGGATCGGAAACACCGACCTCAAGGCCGCCGTGGGTGACCCCGCCGCGGGCCTCGGCCCCATCGGGCGCGCCGTGGCTGCCCGGCCCTTCGACGCCGTCCACCTCCTGAGCGACTACCCCGACTCCCGCTCCGCCCCCTACGCCGTCTGGCTCCGAACCCAGACCTCGGCCCCGGTGCGGGTACGCGCCGAACCCCTCTCGGGCCCGACCCGCTTCGGCGAGATCTACGAGGCCGCGGTCCGGGGCGTGACGGAGGCCCTGGAAGCCGCCGGCCCCGGCGCCCGCCTCGCCTTCCACCTGAGCCCCGGCACCCCCGCCATGGCCGCGGTGTGGATCCTCCTCGCCAAGACCCGCTTCCCCGCCGAGCTCATCGAGTCCTCGCCCCAGGAGGGAGTCGTCACCGCCTCGGTGCCCTTCGACCTCTCCGCCGACTTCCTCCCCGACCTCCTGCGCCGGCCCGACCGGGAGCTCGAGCGCCTGAGCCAGGGCCTCCCGCCAGAAGCGCCCGAGTTCGCCGACATCCTCCACCGCAGCCCCGA